A single region of the Pontibacter kalidii genome encodes:
- a CDS encoding ABC transporter ATP-binding protein yields the protein MLIRNLSFSVPSPAFVTIIGHNGAGKTTLFRAFQGKIAYQGQLLVQNQDLRHLSNPSGKGLLAYLPQKNAVNFPIKVHDLVVMGLFRKKRFFENYTSEDYALAAQVLAQLQLSHLIDHDFTTLSGGEQQLVWLGQLMLQDAGINLLDEPTQQLDVYYKHQVFGLLQNWVDERRKTILCITHDLQNLTNMQGFLLNLSKPNPRLEPITPETVQENQAFLEAGRQPVV from the coding sequence GTGCTGATCCGCAACCTTTCTTTTTCTGTACCCTCCCCTGCCTTTGTTACCATCATCGGCCATAATGGCGCCGGCAAGACCACGCTCTTCCGTGCCTTCCAGGGCAAGATAGCCTACCAGGGGCAGCTGCTGGTGCAAAACCAAGACCTGCGCCACCTCTCCAACCCGTCGGGCAAGGGCCTGCTGGCGTATCTTCCCCAGAAAAACGCCGTTAACTTTCCTATTAAAGTACACGACCTGGTGGTGATGGGCCTGTTCCGCAAGAAGCGCTTTTTTGAGAACTATACTTCGGAAGACTATGCGTTGGCCGCCCAGGTGCTGGCGCAGCTGCAACTCTCCCACCTGATAGACCATGATTTTACCACCCTCTCCGGCGGCGAGCAGCAGCTGGTGTGGCTGGGGCAACTCATGCTGCAGGATGCCGGCATTAACCTGCTGGATGAGCCCACGCAGCAGCTGGATGTATACTATAAGCACCAGGTGTTCGGACTGCTGCAGAACTGGGTAGACGAGCGGCGCAAAACCATCCTCTGCATCACCCACGACCTGCAGAACCTCACCAACATGCAGGGCTTCCTGCTCAACCTCTCCAAACCTAACCCTAGGCTGGAGCCGATCACGCCGGAGACAGTGCAGGAAAACCAGGCTTTTCTGGAGGCGGGGCGGCAGCCGGTGGTGTAG
- a CDS encoding DUF2795 domain-containing protein — MYWTLELASYLEDAPWPATKDELIDFSIRSGAPMEVVENLQALEDDGQPYENIEEIWPDYPTKEDFMFNEDEY, encoded by the coding sequence ATGTACTGGACACTTGAATTAGCTTCATACCTGGAGGATGCACCCTGGCCAGCCACAAAAGATGAGCTGATCGACTTTTCCATCCGCTCTGGTGCCCCGATGGAGGTTGTAGAGAACCTGCAGGCCCTGGAGGATGACGGACAGCCTTACGAGAACATCGAAGAAATCTGGCCTGACTATCCTACCAAAGAGGATTTCATGTTTAACGAGGACGAGTATTAA
- a CDS encoding DUF349 domain-containing protein, translating into MEHNNLLEEAKKFGFTQDQQVWLKPFMNYPARQVGEVKESEDDSLVYFAKRFEMFRDKVNNLLQRIEASDNKGSFLMKVLHMKEQVGSYDALGDFEQIYHTLTTAEEEINETIKQNREKNLSIKVSLIQEAEAHSESIDWKEATEKLKDLRTAWIKTGPVEKELTDEIEERFRNAVENFFERKKNFFEDKKRMQNRAYERYRDLINQSYHLANSEEWEETTAKLKQLQNEWKEVGGNLPRKTMTNLWNNFRKAHNHFFERLKRKIQKEKNASRDQFYEQNFERKQELAVEAEQLLQDMSLNEAVKRAKELQAEWKKVGPVRPDVSDAIWERFIKACDRVFEMSSLEHYIRKRQQASNEEYSETDGLLARINALRDFIKSDKSELEVLETNLDKLNDSPSNEAFRNMLKGKIRNFNRKIGTKTALIEMFQSQLSAISR; encoded by the coding sequence ATGGAACACAACAACCTATTGGAAGAAGCCAAGAAGTTTGGTTTTACCCAGGACCAGCAAGTATGGCTTAAGCCCTTTATGAACTACCCTGCACGGCAGGTAGGCGAAGTGAAAGAGTCTGAGGACGACTCGCTGGTGTATTTTGCCAAGCGTTTCGAGATGTTCCGCGACAAGGTGAATAACCTGCTGCAACGCATCGAAGCCTCCGACAACAAAGGCTCTTTCCTGATGAAAGTGCTGCACATGAAAGAGCAGGTGGGCAGCTACGATGCCCTCGGCGATTTCGAGCAGATCTACCATACCCTGACCACGGCTGAAGAGGAGATAAACGAGACCATCAAGCAGAACCGCGAGAAGAACCTGAGTATTAAGGTTAGCCTGATACAGGAGGCGGAGGCCCATAGCGAAAGCATTGACTGGAAAGAGGCGACCGAGAAGCTCAAAGACCTGCGCACGGCCTGGATCAAGACCGGTCCGGTGGAGAAAGAGCTGACCGACGAGATAGAGGAGCGTTTCCGCAATGCCGTGGAGAACTTCTTTGAGCGCAAGAAGAACTTCTTCGAGGATAAGAAGCGCATGCAGAACCGCGCTTACGAACGATACAGAGACCTGATCAACCAATCATACCATCTGGCAAACTCGGAGGAGTGGGAGGAGACGACCGCTAAGCTGAAGCAACTGCAGAACGAGTGGAAAGAGGTGGGCGGCAACCTGCCGCGCAAGACCATGACCAACCTCTGGAACAACTTCAGGAAGGCGCACAACCACTTTTTTGAGCGCCTGAAGCGCAAGATACAGAAGGAGAAAAACGCCTCCAGGGACCAGTTTTACGAGCAGAACTTCGAGCGCAAGCAGGAGTTGGCCGTGGAGGCCGAGCAGCTGTTGCAGGACATGAGCCTGAACGAGGCCGTGAAGCGCGCCAAGGAGCTGCAGGCCGAGTGGAAAAAGGTTGGCCCGGTGCGCCCCGACGTATCGGACGCTATCTGGGAGCGCTTCATCAAGGCCTGCGACCGCGTGTTCGAGATGAGCAGCCTGGAGCACTACATCCGCAAGCGCCAGCAGGCCAGCAACGAGGAGTATTCGGAGACTGATGGCCTGCTGGCCCGCATCAACGCCCTCCGGGACTTCATCAAATCAGATAAAAGCGAGCTGGAAGTGCTGGAGACGAACCTGGACAAGCTGAACGACTCCCCTAGCAACGAGGCTTTCCGCAACATGCTGAAGGGAAAGATCCGTAACTTCAACCGCAAGATCGGCACCAAAACCGCCCTGATCGAGATGTTCCAGAGCCAGCTGAGCGCCATATCACGCTAA
- the ettA gene encoding energy-dependent translational throttle protein EttA, whose product MSNETIIFSMAGVSKIYPPKKQVLKNIYLSFFYGAKIGVLGLNGSGKSSLLKIIAGVDKEIQGEVVWSPGYTVGYLEQEPQLDPTKTVRQVVEEGVSEVVALLKEFDEINMKFAEEMTDDEMNKLIERQGVVQEKLDHHNAWELDNRLERAMDALRTPPEDALIGNLSGGEKRRVALCRLLLQEPDVLLLDEPTNHLDAESVDWLEQHLKQYKGTVIAVTHDRYFLDNVAGWILELDRGEGIPWKGNYSSWLEQKSTRLAAEEKTESKRQKTLQRELEWVKMAPKARHAKSKARISQYDKLASEEASKKEEKLELFIPDGPRLGSQVVEVNHVSKAYGDKLLFEDLNFALPQGGIVGIIGPNGAGKTTLFKLITGQEKPDAGEFIVGSTVQISYVDQEHANLDPNKSVFEVISGGTEHMMMAGRQVVSRAYVSKFNFSGGDQEKKVDKLSGGERNRVHLAMTLKEGGNLLLLDEPTNDLDVNAIRALEDALENFAGCAVIISHDRWFLDRICTHILAFEGDSQVYWFEGNYTEYEENKKKRMGDVEPKRIRYKKLV is encoded by the coding sequence ATGAGCAACGAAACCATTATTTTTTCGATGGCCGGGGTGAGCAAGATCTACCCCCCAAAGAAACAAGTACTTAAAAATATTTACCTCTCGTTCTTCTACGGAGCCAAGATCGGTGTGCTGGGCCTCAACGGCTCGGGTAAATCCAGCTTGCTGAAGATCATCGCGGGCGTGGACAAGGAGATACAGGGCGAGGTGGTGTGGTCTCCGGGCTACACGGTGGGCTACCTGGAGCAGGAGCCGCAGCTGGACCCGACCAAAACTGTGCGCCAGGTGGTAGAGGAAGGCGTGAGCGAGGTGGTGGCCTTGTTGAAGGAGTTCGACGAGATCAACATGAAGTTCGCTGAGGAAATGACCGACGATGAGATGAACAAGCTCATCGAGCGGCAGGGCGTGGTGCAGGAAAAACTCGACCACCACAATGCCTGGGAGCTGGACAACCGCCTGGAGCGTGCCATGGATGCCCTGCGCACCCCGCCGGAGGATGCTCTGATCGGCAACCTGTCGGGTGGCGAGAAGCGCCGCGTGGCCCTGTGCCGCCTGTTGCTGCAGGAGCCGGATGTGCTGCTTTTGGACGAGCCGACCAACCACCTCGACGCCGAGTCGGTGGACTGGCTGGAGCAGCACCTGAAGCAGTATAAAGGCACCGTGATCGCCGTTACCCACGACCGCTACTTCCTCGACAACGTGGCCGGCTGGATTCTGGAGCTGGACCGCGGCGAGGGCATTCCGTGGAAGGGCAACTACAGCAGCTGGCTGGAGCAGAAATCTACCAGGCTGGCGGCAGAGGAGAAGACCGAGAGCAAGCGCCAGAAAACCCTGCAGCGCGAGCTGGAGTGGGTGAAGATGGCCCCGAAAGCCCGCCACGCCAAGTCGAAGGCCCGTATCAGCCAGTATGATAAACTGGCCAGCGAAGAGGCCAGCAAGAAAGAAGAAAAGCTGGAACTGTTTATACCGGACGGCCCGCGTTTGGGTAGCCAGGTAGTAGAGGTAAACCATGTAAGCAAAGCCTACGGCGATAAACTCCTTTTTGAGGATCTGAACTTTGCCCTGCCGCAGGGGGGCATTGTGGGCATCATCGGGCCGAACGGTGCTGGTAAAACGACCTTATTTAAGCTGATAACAGGCCAGGAGAAGCCGGATGCCGGTGAGTTTATCGTTGGTTCTACGGTGCAGATTTCGTACGTGGACCAGGAGCACGCCAACCTGGATCCAAACAAATCAGTGTTTGAGGTGATCTCGGGCGGCACAGAGCACATGATGATGGCGGGGCGCCAGGTGGTGTCGCGCGCCTACGTGAGCAAGTTCAACTTCTCGGGCGGCGACCAGGAGAAGAAGGTGGATAAGCTGTCGGGTGGGGAACGCAACCGCGTGCACCTGGCCATGACGCTGAAAGAGGGCGGAAACCTGCTGCTGCTCGACGAACCGACCAACGACCTGGATGTGAACGCGATCCGGGCGCTGGAAGACGCGCTGGAGAATTTTGCGGGTTGTGCCGTGATCATCTCCCACGACCGCTGGTTCCTGGACAGAATTTGTACGCACATCCTGGCCTTTGAGGGCGACTCGCAGGTATACTGGTTTGAGGGCAACTACACCGAGTACGAGGAGAACAAGAAGAAGCGCATGGGCGATGTGGAGCCGAAGCGCATCCGTTATAAGAAGCTGGTGTAG
- a CDS encoding GNAT family N-acetyltransferase translates to MIRYLRHEQIDKTKWDACITASADNMVYALSWFLDVVAPGWQAFIEEQEGAYVTVMPLPGTLKMSFPYLSQPYHTHQLGVFTTARSREGVREQMLELTIKRYKFIHSYRFNRSDTACLEQLQDKYELVGRYTRYLKLDKPYPELYKAYTRDRKMNLKRARRANLRMFESDDIEPLIQHFKKHIEHKVVGGVSEHTYQLLRDLYQVMKERGVAQLIYTTAGGEVNAGCLFFKYNNVISYAFNSADSEGRVANGRTLVLDEVIRQHAGTDYTLDFESPMIEQIEHFYASFGAHRVKYFALRHNALPLYVKIIRNIRMKVYRTFFASGVAEEV, encoded by the coding sequence ATGATACGGTACCTCCGCCACGAGCAGATAGACAAAACCAAGTGGGACGCCTGCATTACGGCCTCTGCCGATAACATGGTGTATGCGCTGTCGTGGTTTCTGGACGTGGTGGCGCCGGGGTGGCAGGCCTTTATAGAGGAGCAGGAGGGGGCATACGTAACGGTAATGCCGCTGCCGGGGACGCTTAAAATGAGTTTCCCGTACCTGAGCCAGCCTTACCACACGCACCAGCTGGGCGTATTTACCACGGCCCGCAGCCGTGAGGGCGTGCGGGAGCAGATGCTGGAGCTAACCATTAAACGTTATAAGTTCATCCACAGCTACCGCTTTAACAGGAGCGACACAGCTTGCCTGGAGCAGCTGCAGGACAAGTATGAACTGGTTGGTCGCTATACCCGCTACCTGAAGCTCGACAAGCCTTACCCGGAGCTCTACAAAGCCTACACCCGCGACCGCAAAATGAACCTGAAGCGGGCCCGGCGCGCCAACCTGCGCATGTTCGAGAGCGACGACATCGAGCCGCTGATCCAGCACTTTAAAAAGCACATCGAGCACAAGGTGGTGGGGGGCGTGTCGGAGCATACGTACCAGCTGCTGCGCGATTTGTACCAGGTGATGAAGGAGCGGGGTGTGGCGCAGCTGATCTATACGACCGCCGGCGGCGAGGTGAATGCCGGCTGCCTGTTCTTTAAGTATAACAACGTCATCAGCTATGCCTTTAACTCCGCCGACAGCGAGGGGCGGGTGGCCAACGGCCGTACCCTGGTACTCGACGAGGTGATCCGGCAGCACGCGGGCACAGATTATACGTTGGACTTCGAGAGCCCGATGATTGAGCAGATCGAGCACTTCTACGCCAGCTTCGGTGCGCACCGGGTAAAGTACTTCGCGCTGCGCCACAACGCGCTGCCGCTCTACGTGAAGATCATCCGCAACATCCGCATGAAAGTATACCGTACCTTCTTTGCCTCCGGCGTGGCCGAGGAAGTATAA
- a CDS encoding GNAT family N-acetyltransferase, which yields MPQLLQHNDINKAAWDACIGASGQRQVYALSWYLDVVAPGWQAVVEQEHGVYTCVMPLPVRRKYGISYLQQPLFCQQLGIYARQELRAEQATAFLAIVRQSFKYSPGYAFCTGNTSSLQSIAQQQGLQPIHTLYLDLGRPYEQLWKGYTRDRKYNLNKARREHLRLTRGHDIEPLIRLFRQNIAHKVYGGVDEAAYRMLRELYTVCVEKGIAELIYTLDEQGSITAGGLFLYYGGYITYIFNAADVSGRKSNGRTLILDDVIHRNANTKQVLDFESPMIESIVGFYRSFGPVPVPFYEWKYNRLPLPLRLLKQVRQQVLLSLQAGQRAG from the coding sequence GTGCCGCAGTTACTCCAGCATAACGACATAAACAAAGCCGCCTGGGATGCCTGCATAGGGGCTTCCGGGCAGCGGCAGGTGTACGCGCTGTCGTGGTACCTGGATGTGGTGGCGCCGGGATGGCAGGCGGTGGTGGAACAGGAGCATGGCGTTTATACGTGCGTAATGCCGCTGCCCGTGCGCCGCAAGTATGGCATCTCCTACTTACAGCAGCCGCTATTCTGCCAGCAGCTGGGCATTTACGCGCGGCAGGAGCTACGGGCGGAGCAGGCAACGGCGTTTCTGGCCATTGTGCGGCAAAGCTTTAAGTATAGCCCGGGCTATGCTTTCTGCACCGGCAACACCAGCTCCCTCCAGAGTATAGCACAGCAGCAGGGGCTACAGCCAATCCATACGTTATACTTAGACCTGGGCAGGCCGTACGAGCAACTCTGGAAAGGCTATACCCGCGACCGCAAGTACAACCTCAACAAAGCCCGCCGCGAGCACCTGCGCCTCACCCGAGGCCACGACATCGAGCCGCTCATTCGGCTGTTCCGGCAAAACATCGCGCACAAAGTATACGGTGGCGTGGACGAGGCGGCCTACCGGATGCTGCGCGAGTTATACACAGTCTGTGTGGAAAAGGGAATAGCCGAGTTGATTTATACTTTGGATGAACAGGGAAGTATAACGGCGGGCGGCCTGTTCCTGTACTATGGCGGCTACATTACCTATATCTTTAACGCAGCGGACGTCAGCGGCAGGAAAAGCAATGGCCGCACCCTTATCCTCGACGATGTGATCCACCGCAACGCCAACACCAAACAGGTACTGGATTTTGAGAGCCCGATGATCGAAAGTATAGTCGGGTTTTACCGGAGCTTTGGGCCGGTGCCCGTGCCTTTTTATGAGTGGAAGTATAACCGGTTGCCGCTGCCCCTCCGGCTGTTAAAGCAGGTGCGGCAGCAGGTGCTGCTTAGCTTGCAGGCAGGCCAAAGGGCCGGCTAA
- a CDS encoding serine hydrolase codes for MNRTYTSRAGLMRLLLLLCLALLVLPQTQAQQNTAATLQKLDAYYQKALKDWDVPGMAIAIVKNDSVIFAKGYGVLDNKKGGQVDANTIFGIASNSKAYTAAALATLVDAGKLKWTDKVKKYVPYLQLYDPFVTENLTIEDLLSHRVGFETFSGDLLWYNTTYSRPEIVERMRYLEPVYGFRDGYGYSNLMFITAGEVIEQVSGKTWENYIQETFFQPLGMSRSYTSVNDLKGVQNVASPHGNDENQKPVATTLTAWDNWNPAAGIFTSVTQQAQWMRLQLNRGKYKNKEIFSEESSRNMWTMHNPFPVSKQSEEITPSTHFVGTGLGWFVGDYEGRKQVYHGGGHEGMNSRTVLVPEENLGVVILTNSMSSIMTPLGNYTLDQLLGVEKGRDWSRFYLDRAAEARKAEAAAAAKAPKEKKAKKSKPTRDLKDYTGTYHSKLYGNATVSLKDGKLHLQLEPAPALNGSLDFWQHDIFHLDWKTDFALLTPTNVRFITGEDGSISQLRLDADNPDFHFSELVFEKVK; via the coding sequence ATGAACAGAACCTATACTTCACGCGCTGGCCTCATGCGCCTCCTACTACTGTTATGCTTGGCCCTGCTGGTGCTGCCCCAAACGCAGGCACAGCAAAACACAGCCGCCACCCTCCAGAAACTCGACGCCTATTACCAGAAAGCCCTGAAAGACTGGGATGTGCCGGGCATGGCCATCGCCATCGTCAAAAACGACTCCGTGATCTTCGCCAAAGGCTACGGGGTGCTCGACAATAAGAAGGGCGGCCAGGTAGATGCTAACACCATTTTCGGCATCGCCTCCAACTCCAAAGCCTATACCGCCGCCGCACTGGCCACACTGGTAGACGCAGGCAAGCTGAAGTGGACTGATAAAGTAAAAAAGTACGTGCCTTACCTGCAACTGTATGATCCGTTCGTGACCGAAAACCTGACGATAGAGGATCTGCTGAGCCACCGCGTGGGCTTTGAGACTTTCAGCGGCGATTTGCTGTGGTATAACACCACCTATAGCCGCCCCGAAATCGTGGAGCGCATGCGTTACCTGGAGCCGGTGTACGGCTTCCGCGACGGCTATGGCTACTCTAACCTGATGTTCATCACAGCCGGGGAGGTGATCGAGCAGGTAAGCGGCAAAACCTGGGAGAACTACATCCAAGAGACATTCTTCCAGCCACTGGGCATGAGCCGCTCCTATACTTCGGTGAACGACCTGAAGGGCGTGCAGAACGTGGCCTCGCCGCATGGGAATGATGAAAACCAAAAGCCCGTGGCCACCACCCTCACCGCCTGGGACAACTGGAACCCGGCCGCCGGCATCTTTACCAGCGTAACCCAGCAGGCCCAATGGATGCGCCTGCAGCTGAACCGCGGCAAGTATAAAAACAAGGAAATCTTCAGCGAGGAGTCCAGCCGCAACATGTGGACGATGCACAACCCGTTCCCGGTAAGCAAACAATCCGAGGAGATAACGCCTTCTACGCACTTTGTAGGAACCGGCCTGGGCTGGTTTGTGGGAGACTACGAGGGCCGCAAGCAAGTATACCACGGCGGCGGACACGAGGGCATGAACAGCCGCACGGTGCTGGTGCCGGAGGAGAACCTGGGCGTGGTGATCCTGACCAACAGCATGAGCAGCATCATGACGCCACTCGGCAACTATACCCTGGATCAGCTTTTAGGTGTGGAGAAAGGCCGCGACTGGAGCCGGTTTTACCTCGACAGGGCCGCAGAAGCCCGAAAGGCGGAGGCAGCCGCAGCCGCCAAAGCGCCAAAAGAAAAGAAAGCCAAGAAGAGCAAGCCCACCCGCGACCTCAAAGACTACACCGGCACCTACCACAGCAAGCTTTACGGCAACGCCACCGTTAGCCTGAAAGACGGCAAACTGCACCTGCAGCTGGAGCCGGCCCCGGCGCTCAACGGCTCGCTCGATTTCTGGCAGCACGACATCTTTCACCTCGACTGGAAGACAGATTTCGCCCTGCTCACGCCAACCAACGTGCGCTTCATCACCGGCGAGGACGGAAGTATAAGCCAGCTGCGCCTCGACGCAGACAACCCCGATTTCCACTTCAGCGAACTCGTCTTTGAGAAGGTAAAGTAG
- a CDS encoding zinc dependent phospholipase C family protein, whose protein sequence is MATKYKFILLAITLLLPLNGYSWGFFAHQRINRLAVFSLPPEMIRFYKKHIRYITENAVNPDKRRYAMEGEAPRHYIDLDVYGDSALYKMPRFWPQAVEKYTEDTLMAYGIVPWHINRMKYQLTQAFKERNVDRILRLSTELGHYIADACVPLHTTQNYNGQLTGQHGIHAFWETRLPELFSNNYDFFVGQATYIEQPQLRAWDLVASAHTALDSVLYFERELTQEFDEEKKYGFEVRNNLTTRVYSRTFSEAYSKRLNGQVERQMRLAIHTIASYWYTAWVDAGQPDLRKLASLSSRELQQLEMEKKEYEQGAHTPREEESIHPTPTLP, encoded by the coding sequence ATGGCTACCAAGTATAAATTTATACTTCTGGCAATCACCCTGTTGCTGCCGCTCAACGGCTATAGCTGGGGCTTTTTTGCGCACCAGCGCATTAACCGCCTAGCCGTGTTCTCGCTGCCGCCCGAAATGATCCGGTTTTACAAAAAGCACATTCGCTACATCACCGAAAATGCCGTGAACCCCGACAAGCGCCGCTATGCCATGGAGGGCGAGGCCCCGCGCCACTACATCGACCTGGACGTGTACGGCGACAGCGCCCTGTACAAAATGCCCCGCTTCTGGCCACAGGCTGTGGAAAAGTATACTGAAGACACCCTCATGGCCTATGGCATTGTGCCCTGGCACATTAACCGGATGAAGTACCAACTCACTCAGGCCTTTAAGGAGCGTAATGTAGACCGCATTCTTCGCCTGAGCACCGAGCTAGGCCATTATATTGCCGATGCCTGCGTACCGCTGCACACCACCCAGAACTATAACGGGCAACTCACCGGCCAGCACGGCATCCACGCCTTCTGGGAGACGCGCCTGCCCGAGCTCTTTTCGAATAACTACGACTTCTTCGTGGGCCAGGCCACTTACATCGAGCAGCCGCAGCTAAGGGCCTGGGATCTGGTGGCCTCTGCCCACACCGCCCTCGACTCGGTTTTATACTTTGAGCGGGAGCTAACGCAGGAGTTCGACGAGGAGAAGAAGTATGGCTTTGAGGTGCGTAACAACCTGACCACCCGCGTCTACTCCCGTACCTTTTCGGAAGCTTACAGCAAGCGCCTGAACGGGCAGGTGGAGCGGCAGATGCGTTTGGCCATCCATACCATCGCCAGCTATTGGTACACCGCCTGGGTAGACGCCGGCCAGCCCGACCTCCGTAAACTCGCCAGCCTCTCCTCCAGGGAGCTACAGCAGCTCGAGATGGAGAAAAAGGAGTATGAGCAGGGGGCACACACGCCCCGCGAGGAGGAGAGCATTCACCCCACCCCAACCCTCCCCTAA
- a CDS encoding FUSC family protein, whose translation MKDVEQGMLKQLFEFKKTERKWHLPVLAGLCVGIPVLAGYYTGNLQDGKLASMAALVILYIQSQSIGRRMIVLMASSFGIMLSFTVGIVFGFNPVVASVVLGLYAFAVHLVLYYLKMVRPPGNFFFIMIASVAISMPHNLETVPHNIGLIGVGTMISCFLGLVYSLVTLRKTRSEDEVITVSKNQYVNFVESVTFGAFVGLSLLIGYLLELEKPYWVPTSCAAVMQGASATHVWQRSAQRILGTFLGLILTWFILLLKPSLLVISISIIVLQTIVEFLVVRNYAIAVIFITILTIFLAESGTALTVNPSELITARFFDILTGSIVGAVGGWLLYNERVHYLATRQIRATRLSMSKRK comes from the coding sequence ATGAAAGACGTGGAACAAGGGATGCTAAAGCAGCTTTTTGAGTTTAAGAAAACAGAGCGCAAGTGGCACCTGCCTGTTCTGGCCGGGCTGTGCGTGGGCATACCTGTACTGGCCGGCTACTACACGGGGAACCTGCAGGACGGCAAGCTGGCCTCCATGGCCGCACTGGTTATACTTTACATTCAGTCGCAGAGTATAGGCAGGCGGATGATCGTGCTCATGGCCAGTTCCTTTGGCATTATGCTCTCGTTTACCGTGGGCATAGTGTTCGGTTTCAACCCGGTGGTGGCGTCGGTGGTGCTGGGGCTGTATGCCTTTGCCGTGCACCTGGTGCTGTACTACCTCAAAATGGTGCGCCCGCCGGGCAACTTCTTTTTTATCATGATCGCGTCAGTGGCGATCTCGATGCCACACAACCTGGAAACGGTGCCGCACAACATCGGCCTTATTGGGGTCGGAACCATGATTTCCTGCTTCCTGGGGCTGGTGTACAGCCTGGTTACCTTACGGAAAACCCGCTCCGAGGACGAGGTGATAACAGTATCCAAAAACCAGTATGTCAACTTTGTGGAGTCGGTCACATTCGGGGCCTTTGTCGGGCTTTCGCTGCTCATCGGCTATCTGCTGGAGTTGGAGAAACCGTACTGGGTGCCCACCTCGTGTGCCGCCGTGATGCAGGGGGCCAGCGCCACGCATGTATGGCAGCGGAGCGCGCAGCGTATTCTGGGTACTTTCCTGGGCCTTATCCTGACGTGGTTTATACTTTTGCTCAAGCCCTCGCTGCTGGTTATCAGCATCAGCATCATCGTGCTGCAGACCATTGTGGAGTTTCTGGTGGTGCGCAACTACGCCATCGCTGTTATCTTCATTACCATCCTTACCATCTTCCTGGCCGAGAGCGGTACCGCGCTTACCGTTAACCCAAGCGAGCTGATCACGGCTCGCTTCTTCGACATCCTTACCGGCAGCATAGTAGGCGCTGTGGGCGGCTGGCTCCTGTACAACGAGCGGGTGCATTACCTAGCTACCCGGCAGATAAGAGCCACCAGGCTTTCGATGTCGAAGCGGAAGTAG
- a CDS encoding DUF4272 domain-containing protein, with the protein MNPKELKANSESIIKGFGLEVNPALPLIEHLEQLKLRKASDIARRILVLGYLYGISFKVKRSKIKEDLKRYGLYNDLSPQEKKVLNSLFLSKQARTDVDWLTEGIEVLGWAIGLWDEFSPLEQCNEDRQADVVALKQDPSDFINNTRLIEVEKILQQADLIYRLHWVAKRAKVGRLGEYSNDIYTERHKAINWVIGIEECWDEIRTDT; encoded by the coding sequence ATGAATCCAAAAGAATTAAAAGCTAATTCTGAAAGTATCATTAAAGGTTTTGGGTTAGAGGTTAATCCGGCTTTACCTTTAATTGAACATCTAGAGCAACTAAAACTCCGCAAAGCCTCAGATATTGCTAGGAGAATATTGGTTTTGGGCTATCTGTACGGCATTTCCTTTAAAGTCAAAAGAAGTAAAATAAAAGAAGACCTAAAAAGGTACGGGCTCTACAATGACCTGAGCCCCCAAGAAAAGAAAGTTCTCAACAGTCTTTTTTTATCTAAACAAGCCAGAACAGATGTAGATTGGCTAACCGAAGGCATTGAGGTGTTGGGGTGGGCAATAGGGCTTTGGGATGAATTCAGCCCGCTGGAACAATGCAATGAAGATAGGCAGGCTGATGTAGTCGCTCTGAAACAAGACCCTTCTGATTTCATAAATAATACTCGCTTGATTGAAGTAGAAAAGATCCTCCAGCAGGCTGACTTGATATACAGGCTACATTGGGTTGCCAAAAGAGCAAAAGTAGGTAGGCTGGGAGAGTACAGCAATGACATCTACACAGAGCGCCACAAAGCCATTAACTGGGTAATAGGCATAGAGGAATGTTGGGATGAAATTAGGACAGATACATAA